The following are encoded together in the Fusarium keratoplasticum isolate Fu6.1 chromosome 1, whole genome shotgun sequence genome:
- a CDS encoding Peptidylprolyl isomerase, which translates to MSAIYNLEPQPTASVIIHTNRGELSVELFAKQTPLTCRNFLQLALDGYYDNTIFHRLVPGFILQGGDPTGTGNGGESIYDGGAFSGDLDPWPMDQRQGKNAGPTGINFKDEFHSRLKFNRRGLLGSANESRPDTNGSQFFFTLDKADELNGKNTLFGRIAGDTIYNLAKMGEAEVDEATERPVYPVKIERIEILVNPFDDMKKRSRVAVQAPSKTTTAKDKKKKRKGGKQLLSFGDEEGDEDMPVLKKKKFDTRIVMEADHDEEPPKEKPVKQKAKKEEAPKKKLPVKDEEDEEDRREPEPHKKAERKPSPPARQREEYKSPEPEPPKKTALERANEEMAALKASMRRNIHTEAPVQEKKKTALESMIPETSIRGRKRRPGASNTSATEDAKTLRMLKAFQSRLDKAPPEKDNEPSAPVVKEEEGGPQAADDEAELCDLHFIANCQSCTSWDKQEKEESDDEGWMSHALSFAADKLGKDLSNRKKAEEELVVIDPREKARNLKEEKRAGRDARQGKTGRAWDQARDAARNAKMAQAASLAGRGAK; encoded by the coding sequence ATGTCGGCGATTTATAATCTCGAGCCGCAGCCCACTGCGTCGGTCATCATCCACACGAATCGCGGAGAGCTGTCTGTCGAGCTGTTCGCAAAGCAGACTCCGTTAACATGTCGCAACTTCCTGCAATTGGCCCTCGACGGCTACTACGATAATACCATCTTCCATCGCTTGGTTCCCGGATTTATTTTGCAAGGTGGCGATCCGACAGGTACGGGCAACGGCGGAGAATCGATATACGATGGAGGCGCATTCAGTGGCGACCTGGATCCGTGGCCCATGGACCAGCGTCAGGGAAAGAATGCAGGGCCAACGGGAATCAACTTCAAGGACGAATTCCATTCACGTCTCAAGTTTAACCGTCGAGGTCTGCTGGGTTCTGCGAACGAATCGCGCCCCGATACGAATGGCAGCCAGTTCTTCTTTACCCTCGACAAGGCGGATGAACTCAACGGCAAGAACACCCTTTTCGGTCGAATCGCCGGCGATACCATCTATAACTTGGCGAAAATGGGCGAGGCAgaggtggacgaggcgaCAGAGCGACCAGTCTACCCTGTGAAGATCGAGAGGATAGAGATCCTGGTGAACCCTTTCGACGACATGAAGAAGCGATCCCGGGTTGCCGTCCAAGCGCCAAGCAAGACAACTACGGCAAAGgacaaaaagaagaagcggaaGGGAGGAAAGCAGCTTCTCAGCTTTGgggacgaggagggtgacGAAGACATGCCAGTgctgaaaaagaaaaagtttGATACGAGAATTGTCATGGAAGCCGATCATGACGAGGAACCACCCAAGGAGAAACCCGTGAAACAAAAGGCGAAAAAGGAGGAAGCaccaaagaagaagttgCCAGTgaaagatgaggaagatgaggaggatagGAGGGAACCAGAACCACACAAGAAAGCAGAACGAAAGCCCAGCCCACCTGCGCGCCAGCGCGAGGAGTACAAATCCCCCGAGCCCGAACCGCCCAAGAAGACTGCTCTGGAGCGGGCCAATGAGGAAATGGCAGCGCTGAAGGCATCAATGAGACGGAACATTCACACCGAGGCGCCTGtgcaagaaaagaagaagactgcGCTGGAGTCCATGATCCCTGAGACATCTATCAGGGGCCGCAAGCGAAGGCCCGGTGCCAGCAATACATCAGCAACTGAGGATGCAAAGACACTTCGCATGCTAAAGGCCTTTCAGTCTAGGCTGGACAAGGCACCCCCAGAAAAGGACAATGAACCCTCAGCGCCCGttgtcaaggaagaggaaggagGTCCTCAAGCtgcagatgatgaagctgagTTATGCGATTTGCACTTTATTGCAAACTGTCAGAGCTGCACCTCATGGGACaagcaggagaaggaggaaagcGATGACGAGGGCTGGATGTCACACGCTTTGAGCTTCGCGGCAGATAAACTGGGCAAGGATCTCAGCAACCGcaagaaggctgaggaggagctggtggTGATTGATCCACGCGAGAAAGCACGAAAtctcaaggaagagaagcgGGCAGGGCGTGATGCGAGACAGGGGAAGACGGGGAGAGCATGGGATCAAGCACGAGACGCTGCAAGGAACGCCAAGATGGCTCAGGCGGCATCTCTGGCGGGAAGAGGTGCAAAGTAG